From Deltaproteobacteria bacterium, a single genomic window includes:
- a CDS encoding rhomboid family intramembrane serine protease yields MIPLRGVPARRQWPLITIGLVAFNLVIFLYQLYLGPEASLELIWKGGAIPSELSRVKLFTSRQSLLLVATMFSSLFIHGGWVHLLGNLLILWVFGEALEDDLGHWRFLGFYLFCGFFAGLVHALVASRLTIPIIGASGAIAGLLGAYLVRFPQAPVQTLIYLGVKFRVVEIPAFVWLGAWVLLQFYGLRQGGAVAWFAHLGGFLTGLLAIPLFTHEPLPARLKKPRRKR; encoded by the coding sequence TTGATCCCCCTGCGCGGCGTGCCGGCCCGGCGGCAATGGCCGCTGATCACCATCGGGTTGGTTGCCTTTAACCTGGTCATCTTTCTTTATCAACTCTATCTCGGTCCAGAAGCCTCGCTGGAGCTGATATGGAAGGGTGGGGCAATACCCTCTGAGTTGAGTCGGGTTAAGCTGTTCACCTCTAGGCAATCGTTGCTCCTGGTGGCCACCATGTTCAGTTCCTTATTTATTCACGGCGGCTGGGTGCATTTGCTGGGAAATTTACTTATACTCTGGGTATTTGGCGAGGCCCTGGAGGATGATCTGGGCCACTGGCGCTTTTTGGGGTTTTATCTGTTCTGCGGTTTCTTTGCCGGGCTGGTCCACGCCCTGGTGGCCAGCCGACTGACCATCCCGATCATCGGAGCCAGCGGCGCCATTGCCGGGTTGTTGGGGGCTTATCTGGTCCGCTTTCCCCAGGCCCCGGTGCAAACCCTGATCTATCTGGGGGTAAAATTCCGGGTGGTGGAAATTCCCGCCTTTGTCTGGCTAGGGGCCTGGGTCCTCCTGCAATTTTATGGCCTGCGTCAGGGGGGGGCTGTGGCTTGGTTCGCCCACCTGGGCGGTTTTTTAACTGGCCTTTTAGCTATCCCCCTGTTTACCCATGAACCGCTGCCGGCCCGACTAAAGAAGCCGCGCCGGAAAAGGTGA
- a CDS encoding competence/damage-inducible protein A, producing the protein MQGEIIATGTELISGRVADTNSRYAAARLHDAGLIVQRITILGDEVPLFQETLRQGLQHSQFIIITGGLGPTEDDITVAAAAETLNLPLRLDDYLLRRIRECLKVRGLPWEERYARLALVPEGAVILDPGGAACGFSLRYDHAWLYFLPGVPEQMQMLFDAFVLPPLLSLASGGQCVCQRTLKLFGLTETQLEVLFDKISRDNPEVSVGLYPNFPENHLCLTLRGPEPRVLEETLDRLTAELAQAAGDALLGTDDVTLEELVGQSLRAHNFSLAVAESCSGGLISHRLTNIPGASDYFMGGVVTYSNQAKMELLQVLPETLDQHGAVSAPTARAMALGARELFHTPIALSTTGIAGPSGGSPEKPVGTVYLGLALPDRVQTRQCLFHGSREQIKTLTAQTALDWLRRELQDGTRLSGH; encoded by the coding sequence ATGCAAGGAGAGATTATCGCTACCGGCACCGAGTTGATCAGCGGCCGGGTAGCCGATACCAATTCCCGCTACGCCGCTGCCCGCCTCCATGATGCTGGCCTGATAGTGCAGCGCATCACCATCCTGGGAGATGAAGTCCCGCTATTTCAGGAAACCTTGCGTCAGGGGCTGCAGCACTCGCAATTTATTATAATCACCGGGGGTCTGGGACCTACCGAGGATGATATTACTGTGGCGGCCGCGGCAGAAACCCTGAACCTACCTCTACGACTGGATGATTACCTGTTGCGGCGCATCCGGGAATGTCTCAAAGTAAGAGGGCTGCCCTGGGAGGAGCGTTATGCCCGCCTGGCCCTGGTGCCGGAAGGGGCGGTGATTCTGGATCCCGGCGGGGCGGCCTGCGGTTTTTCCTTGAGATATGACCATGCCTGGCTATATTTTTTGCCTGGCGTGCCTGAGCAGATGCAGATGCTGTTTGATGCCTTTGTCTTGCCGCCCTTGCTCAGCCTGGCCTCCGGAGGGCAGTGTGTCTGTCAGCGGACCTTAAAATTATTTGGGCTGACGGAAACGCAATTAGAGGTTCTGTTTGATAAGATCAGCCGGGACAATCCCGAGGTCAGTGTCGGCTTATATCCCAATTTTCCGGAAAATCACCTGTGCCTGACCCTTCGGGGGCCGGAACCCCGCGTATTGGAAGAAACTTTGGATCGGCTAACGGCGGAGCTGGCCCAAGCCGCCGGAGATGCCTTGTTGGGAACCGACGACGTGACCCTGGAGGAATTGGTAGGCCAGAGTCTGCGGGCCCACAATTTTTCCCTGGCCGTGGCTGAATCCTGCAGCGGGGGGCTGATCAGCCATCGGCTGACCAACATCCCGGGGGCCTCCGATTACTTCATGGGCGGCGTGGTAACCTATAGCAATCAGGCCAAGATGGAACTACTCCAGGTCCTTCCGGAAACGCTGGATCAGCATGGGGCGGTGAGCGCGCCAACGGCTCGGGCCATGGCCTTGGGAGCCAGAGAACTTTTCCATACCCCGATTGCTTTGTCCACTACGGGGATCGCTGGGCCTTCGGGCGGCAGCCCGGAAAAGCCGGTCGGCACGGTATATCTGGGACTCGCCCTGCCAGACCGGGTTCAGACCCGGCAATGTCTGTTCCACGGGTCCCGGGAGCAGATCAAGACTCTGACCGCGCAGACCGCCCTGGATTGGCTGCGGCGGGAGTTACAGGATGGTACGCGCCTTTCTGGCCATTGA
- the miaB gene encoding tRNA (N6-isopentenyl adenosine(37)-C2)-methylthiotransferase MiaB, giving the protein MKPKKRLYIKTYGCQMNVYDSELMVQVLSPDYTPTERPEVADLYLINTCSIRRKSEEKVRSLLGRLRFLKQRRPQMLIGVGGCVAQQEGERLLQRVPHLDLVFGTHGIYRLPEILRQVQDTGQPVVDTGFVDHFRIHPRTQWSASRVKTLVTIMQGCNNFCTYCVVPYVRGPEMSRPSGEIVQEVKNFLEAGGREVTLLGQNVNSYGRGCPEAPSFPQLLRQLAALPGLARLRFTTSHPRDLSEELIHCFGELPALCEHIHLPVQSGSSRILSRMKRGYNRDDYLKRVQQLRHVCPEISITTDLIVGFPGETEADFEDTLSLMQEVPFDSAFYFKYSPRPLTRAASFPDQIPEAVKAERLARLKEIQEELTLASHQRLVGQIKEVLVDGSSKQSSTQLSGRLRSNQVVNFPGPPELIGGLIKVQIEQAHHHSLGGRLVESTGNS; this is encoded by the coding sequence GTGAAGCCCAAAAAGAGGTTATATATCAAGACCTATGGCTGCCAGATGAACGTCTATGATTCCGAGCTGATGGTCCAGGTATTGAGTCCGGATTATACCCCGACCGAGCGGCCGGAAGTGGCTGATCTATACCTGATCAACACCTGCTCGATCCGGCGGAAATCCGAGGAAAAGGTCCGCTCGCTGTTGGGCCGTCTCAGGTTTCTGAAACAACGGCGTCCCCAGATGTTGATCGGCGTAGGGGGCTGCGTAGCCCAGCAGGAGGGGGAGCGTTTGCTTCAGCGGGTCCCCCATTTGGATCTAGTCTTTGGGACCCACGGCATCTATCGGTTGCCGGAGATCCTCCGGCAAGTGCAGGATACCGGGCAACCGGTGGTAGATACCGGCTTTGTAGACCACTTTCGGATTCACCCCCGCACCCAGTGGAGCGCCAGCCGGGTAAAGACGCTGGTCACCATCATGCAGGGCTGCAATAACTTCTGCACCTATTGCGTGGTACCTTACGTGCGAGGACCGGAAATGAGCCGGCCGTCTGGTGAAATTGTCCAGGAGGTCAAGAATTTCCTGGAGGCGGGAGGGCGAGAGGTTACTTTGTTGGGGCAGAATGTCAACTCCTATGGCCGCGGCTGCCCGGAAGCGCCATCCTTTCCGCAGCTTCTGCGGCAACTGGCAGCCCTGCCCGGATTGGCCCGGTTGCGTTTTACGACCTCGCACCCCCGGGACCTGTCGGAGGAGTTGATCCACTGCTTTGGTGAACTGCCGGCCCTCTGCGAACATATTCACCTGCCGGTGCAGTCCGGTTCCTCCCGCATCCTGTCCCGGATGAAGCGGGGCTATAACCGGGACGACTACCTGAAGCGGGTCCAGCAGTTACGGCACGTCTGCCCGGAAATCTCCATCACTACCGATTTAATCGTCGGCTTCCCTGGCGAAACCGAGGCCGATTTTGAGGATACTCTGTCACTGATGCAAGAAGTTCCTTTTGATAGCGCCTTTTATTTCAAATATTCGCCGCGGCCCCTGACTCGAGCCGCAAGTTTTCCTGACCAGATTCCGGAAGCAGTCAAAGCCGAGCGGTTGGCACGCTTAAAGGAAATACAGGAAGAACTGACGCTGGCCAGTCACCAGCGACTGGTGGGTCAGATTAAAGAAGTTCTGGTAGATGGTAGCAGTAAGCAATCCTCAACTCAACTTAGCGGTCGCTTGCGGAGCAACCAGGTGGTAAATTTTCCTGGTCCTCCAGAGTTGATTGGCGGATTAATCAAGGTGCAGATCGAACAGGCACATCACCACTCACTGGGTGGTCGTCTGGTAGAAAGCACCGGCAACTCTTAA
- a CDS encoding bifunctional nuclease family protein — protein sequence MLRQVTVSGLTIDPFTNSPIMILKDVDSDKAVPIWIGLLEATAIASELENIKFSRPMTHDLLKTIIDAMEVQVIRIEVCDLRDNTYYALIYLNNKDKEMSIDARPSDAIALALRTKAPIFVEDIVIQKSRRVDLRGQEVVTSEEGKKWTEILESLDPDDFGKYKM from the coding sequence ATGTTGAGACAAGTTACTGTCTCGGGGTTAACCATCGACCCCTTTACCAACAGTCCCATCATGATTTTAAAGGACGTGGATTCTGATAAGGCGGTGCCGATCTGGATTGGGTTGCTGGAAGCAACGGCGATCGCCAGTGAACTAGAGAATATTAAGTTCTCCCGGCCCATGACCCATGACCTCTTGAAGACTATTATCGATGCGATGGAGGTCCAGGTAATACGGATCGAGGTCTGCGACCTCAGGGACAACACCTATTACGCCCTGATTTATTTGAATAATAAAGATAAAGAGATGAGTATTGACGCCCGACCCAGCGACGCCATTGCTCTGGCCCTGCGCACCAAGGCCCCCATCTTTGTAGAAGATATTGTGATCCAAAAATCTCGTCGGGTCGATCTCCGCGGGCAAGAGGTAGTCACCTCGGAAGAAGGTAAAAAGTGGACGGAGATTTTGGAAAGCCTGGACCCGGATGATTTTGGCAAATATAAAATGTAA
- the thpR gene encoding RNA 2',3'-cyclic phosphodiesterase, which translates to MVRAFLAIDLPGSHRQGLTQVQEQLKKSAADVRWVPVGNIHLTLKFFGNIKETEVPVIGAAAAKIAQQSMPFELQVGGVGAFPSLKNQRSDRDPGPII; encoded by the coding sequence ATGGTACGCGCCTTTCTGGCCATTGATCTACCTGGCAGCCACCGACAAGGGCTGACCCAAGTTCAGGAACAATTGAAAAAAAGCGCGGCCGATGTGCGCTGGGTGCCGGTGGGCAACATTCATCTGACCCTGAAATTTTTCGGCAACATTAAAGAAACCGAGGTGCCGGTTATTGGAGCCGCAGCTGCTAAGATCGCCCAGCAATCCATGCCTTTTGAGCTGCAGGTGGGAGGGGTCGGAGCCTTTCCCAGCCTTAAAAATCAGCGGTCAGACCGAGATCCTGGCCCAATTATTTAA
- a CDS encoding RidA family protein: protein MKKQIISSDQAPSSIGPYSQAVQVGEFIFVSGQIPLDQDGKPVRGDIVVQTIQVLENLKAVLAAAGLSLAHVVKTTVFLADMSDFPEMNRVYAEFFPDNCPARTTVQVAGLPRGVPIEIEAIAYKK, encoded by the coding sequence ATGAAAAAACAGATAATATCCAGTGATCAAGCTCCGTCGTCCATTGGACCTTACAGCCAGGCAGTCCAAGTAGGCGAGTTTATCTTTGTTTCGGGGCAGATTCCTCTGGACCAGGATGGTAAACCGGTTCGGGGTGATATCGTCGTGCAAACCATTCAGGTGCTGGAAAATCTCAAGGCGGTGCTGGCCGCGGCGGGCCTCTCTTTGGCCCATGTCGTTAAGACCACGGTTTTTTTGGCCGATATGAGCGATTTTCCTGAAATGAACCGGGTCTATGCCGAATTTTTTCCAGACAATTGTCCGGCCCGAACGACGGTTCAGGTGGCCGGCCTGCCGCGCGGCGTACCTATTGAGATCGAGGCCATCGCCTATAAAAAATAA
- a CDS encoding phosphatidylglycerophosphatase A: protein MNKKLILALATVGGVGYLPLMPGTWGSLAAVPLWWVLGGLKPVDYGALLFGLLVLGIWVTGSAEVYLGQSDASPIVLDEVIGLLITLAGRPRHWGWVMGGFLLFRGLDIWKPFPIYLINEQIKGGVGIVLDDVLAGIYAWIVLTLISRVI from the coding sequence TTGAATAAAAAGCTTATTCTGGCGTTGGCCACGGTCGGGGGAGTCGGTTATCTCCCCTTAATGCCGGGGACCTGGGGTTCTCTGGCCGCGGTGCCCTTGTGGTGGGTATTGGGCGGCCTGAAGCCCGTTGACTATGGGGCGCTACTATTCGGGTTGCTGGTTCTGGGCATCTGGGTAACCGGGTCGGCCGAAGTCTATCTGGGCCAGAGTGATGCCTCGCCCATTGTCCTTGATGAAGTGATAGGCTTATTGATTACCCTGGCCGGTCGTCCCCGTCATTGGGGCTGGGTGATGGGGGGCTTCCTGCTGTTCCGCGGCCTGGATATCTGGAAGCCCTTTCCGATTTACCTGATAAACGAGCAAATTAAGGGCGGGGTAGGGATAGTGCTGGATGATGTTCTGGCCGGTATCTATGCCTGGATCGTTCTAACTTTGATCTCGCGGGTTATTTAA
- a CDS encoding histidinol phosphate phosphatase domain-containing protein: protein MIDLHTHSLYSDGELLPSELLRRVEVMGYRYVAITDHADASNFDLVLERLRRAALALNPVCNTVLLPGVEFTHVPPSQIAPLVSEARALGAAIIVVHGETLAEPVAPGTNRAALEADIDILAHPGLISREEVELARQRGVLLELSARPGHSLANGHVAALAREMGAGLILNTDSHGPRDFITRERAYQLGQGAGLSLTECDQMLANAEALARRAANSL from the coding sequence ATGATCGATCTACATACTCATTCTCTCTATAGCGACGGCGAACTCCTGCCGTCCGAATTGCTCCGCCGAGTAGAAGTCATGGGCTATCGGTATGTGGCGATTACTGATCATGCCGATGCCTCCAATTTTGATCTGGTACTGGAACGTCTGCGCAGGGCGGCCCTTGCCCTTAACCCGGTGTGTAACACGGTGTTGCTTCCCGGCGTGGAATTTACTCACGTACCACCTTCCCAAATTGCGCCGCTGGTCTCTGAGGCCCGGGCCTTGGGCGCGGCGATAATCGTGGTTCATGGGGAGACCCTGGCTGAACCTGTGGCCCCAGGGACCAACCGGGCCGCATTGGAAGCTGACATCGATATCCTGGCCCATCCTGGGCTGATTAGCCGAGAAGAAGTTGAATTGGCCCGGCAGCGCGGGGTTCTGCTGGAACTCTCGGCCCGGCCCGGACACTCCCTGGCCAATGGCCACGTGGCGGCGCTGGCCCGAGAGATGGGAGCTGGTTTAATCCTTAACACCGACTCTCACGGCCCCCGGGATTTTATCACCCGGGAGCGGGCTTATCAGCTTGGCCAGGGTGCCGGACTGAGTCTGACCGAATGTGACCAGATGCTGGCCAATGCCGAGGCCTTGGCCCGTCGAGCCGCCAACAGCTTATGA
- a CDS encoding ABC transporter ATP-binding protein — translation MAGMVPAVNDVSFTIAPGETLGLVGESGCGKTVTALSILRLIPAGVGHLQGEIRFGGEDLMRLSPARMRQLRGNRISMIFQEPMTALNPVLTIGDQIAEVLRLHLRLSRKAAWNEAANCLSRVGMPDARRRLREYPHELSGGLRQRALIAMALACQPQLVIADEPTTALDVTIQAQILALMTRLKADLEMAMLLITHNLGIVAQIADRLAVMYAGIIVESAPTSTLFAHPRHPYTQGLLASVPRLDFTGPRSKKLYAIPGQVPSPQELPLGCPFQPRCPRALETCRQPPPWVEVGEGHGVNCWLYG, via the coding sequence ATGGCGGGGATGGTCCCGGCCGTCAATGACGTCAGTTTTACCATTGCCCCGGGAGAAACTCTGGGCCTGGTGGGAGAGTCGGGCTGCGGTAAGACGGTTACCGCCCTCTCTATTCTACGCCTGATTCCAGCCGGAGTGGGACATCTGCAAGGGGAAATCCGGTTTGGCGGGGAAGACCTGATGCGCCTCAGCCCTGCCCGGATGCGTCAGTTGCGGGGTAACCGCATCTCTATGATATTCCAAGAGCCCATGACCGCCCTTAACCCGGTGCTCACTATCGGCGACCAGATTGCCGAGGTTTTGCGCCTGCATCTCCGCCTGAGCCGCAAAGCCGCCTGGAACGAAGCCGCTAATTGCCTTTCCCGGGTCGGCATGCCCGATGCCCGCCGGCGTCTGAGAGAATATCCCCATGAACTTTCGGGCGGCCTGAGGCAGCGGGCCTTGATTGCCATGGCGCTGGCCTGCCAGCCGCAACTGGTGATCGCTGATGAGCCCACCACCGCCCTCGATGTCACCATCCAGGCCCAGATTCTAGCCTTGATGACTCGGCTCAAAGCCGACTTGGAGATGGCCATGCTCCTCATCACCCATAACCTGGGCATCGTGGCTCAGATCGCCGACCGCTTGGCAGTAATGTATGCCGGAATCATCGTCGAATCCGCCCCTACCTCTACCCTCTTCGCCCACCCCCGGCATCCTTATACCCAGGGCCTGTTAGCCTCAGTACCGCGACTGGATTTTACCGGCCCGCGCTCCAAGAAACTTTATGCCATCCCCGGCCAAGTCCCCAGCCCTCAGGAACTGCCGCTGGGCTGTCCGTTTCAGCCGCGCTGTCCACGCGCCCTGGAGACCTGTCGCCAACCCCCGCCCTGGGTAGAGGTGGGAGAGGGCCATGGGGTCAACTGCTGGCTTTATGGTTAG
- a CDS encoding inositol monophosphatase, with product MLDKVQQVGRQAALAAGQLLRQSFSRPKRISYKGVIDPVTESDLKSQDLIVGMILDNFPDHQILAEEQVGPKTSATRDGSWWIIDPLDGTVNFAHGFPMFAVSIAFEQEGIIQYGVVYDPLREELFEARAGQGAWLGGQPIRVSEIGDLDKALLATGFPYDVRQRLDKTLGRFGRLLARAQGVRRAGSAALDLCYLAAGRFDGFWEENLKPWDTAAAALVVAEAGGQLSTFSGDRFQITSANVVASNGLLHSQILKELQP from the coding sequence ATGCTTGATAAAGTCCAACAGGTCGGGCGCCAGGCAGCGTTGGCGGCGGGGCAGCTTTTACGCCAGAGCTTTTCCCGGCCGAAGCGGATTAGCTACAAGGGAGTCATCGATCCCGTCACCGAAAGCGATCTTAAAAGTCAGGATTTGATTGTGGGGATGATCCTGGATAACTTCCCAGACCATCAGATTTTAGCAGAAGAGCAAGTCGGCCCCAAGACCTCGGCTACCAGGGACGGCAGTTGGTGGATTATTGATCCCCTGGACGGTACCGTGAACTTTGCCCATGGCTTCCCGATGTTTGCCGTGTCGATTGCCTTCGAGCAGGAGGGAATAATACAGTACGGAGTGGTTTATGACCCGTTGCGGGAGGAGCTCTTTGAAGCCCGGGCCGGACAGGGGGCTTGGTTGGGCGGCCAACCGATCCGGGTGTCAGAAATTGGCGACCTGGACAAGGCCTTGCTGGCCACCGGTTTTCCTTACGATGTGCGACAGCGTCTGGACAAGACCCTGGGCCGTTTTGGCCGGTTACTGGCCCGGGCCCAGGGGGTGCGACGGGCCGGGTCGGCTGCTCTTGATCTCTGTTACCTGGCCGCGGGTCGTTTCGATGGGTTCTGGGAGGAAAATTTGAAACCCTGGGACACGGCCGCGGCGGCCTTGGTAGTTGCCGAAGCCGGGGGACAACTTTCCACTTTCAGTGGTGACCGGTTTCAAATAACCTCAGCCAATGTCGTGGCCAGCAATGGCCTGCTGCACTCCCAGATTTTGAAAGAATTGCAGCCCTGA
- a CDS encoding ATP-binding cassette domain-containing protein has product MAKTLVEARNLSKYFNVSSPWGTGRLYLKAVDGVSFNIQAGETLGLVGESGCGKSTLGRLILALLPPTEGEIWLAGENLWSLPARKLRHLRQKAQIIFQDPYSSLNPRMTIRRILEEPFVIHKLGNRRQRREWVEALIGEVGLSVEQLERYPHEFSGGQRQRIGIARALALKPQLIVADEPVSALDVSIQAQILNLLCQLQARFDLTFLFISHDLSVISHISSRIAVMYLGRLVELAAREVFDRRPLHPYTEALLDAIPVPDPNRRLPPPRLQGDPPSPIHLPSGCPFHPRCPYAEACCREIVPDFRETTPGHWVACHFR; this is encoded by the coding sequence ATGGCAAAAACCCTGGTAGAGGCCCGAAACCTTAGCAAATATTTTAATGTCTCCAGTCCCTGGGGAACTGGCCGCCTTTATCTCAAAGCCGTCGATGGAGTCAGCTTCAATATTCAGGCCGGGGAGACACTGGGGCTGGTGGGGGAGTCGGGCTGCGGCAAATCAACCCTGGGCCGGTTGATTCTGGCGCTTCTGCCCCCGACCGAGGGCGAGATATGGCTGGCAGGCGAGAATCTCTGGAGCCTGCCGGCCCGCAAATTGCGCCATTTGCGGCAAAAAGCCCAGATCATCTTCCAGGATCCCTATTCCTCCTTAAACCCCCGGATGACCATCCGCCGCATCCTGGAAGAGCCTTTTGTCATCCACAAATTAGGCAACCGGCGTCAGCGCCGGGAGTGGGTGGAAGCGTTGATCGGGGAAGTCGGTCTAAGTGTGGAGCAACTGGAACGCTATCCTCACGAATTCAGCGGCGGGCAGCGACAACGCATCGGCATTGCCCGGGCCTTGGCACTGAAACCGCAACTGATCGTTGCCGATGAACCGGTTTCGGCCCTCGATGTCTCCATTCAGGCCCAGATCTTAAACCTGCTCTGCCAACTGCAGGCCCGCTTTGACCTGACTTTCCTTTTTATTTCCCATGACTTGAGTGTCATCAGCCATATCAGCAGCCGGATTGCCGTGATGTATCTGGGCCGGCTGGTGGAATTGGCCGCCCGGGAGGTCTTTGACCGCCGTCCTCTTCACCCCTACACTGAGGCATTGTTGGACGCCATCCCGGTGCCCGATCCAAATCGGCGACTGCCACCGCCTCGACTCCAAGGCGATCCCCCCAGTCCCATTCACCTGCCCTCGGGGTGTCCTTTTCATCCCCGCTGCCCTTATGCTGAGGCCTGCTGCCGAGAAATCGTCCCGGATTTTCGGGAGACCACCCCGGGGCACTGGGTGGCCTGCCATTTTCGGTGA
- a CDS encoding PAS domain S-box protein, with protein sequence MDIKHSIKMAVIGGSEAIEQLRKWPAVCPGVCPIVQLTLFDPVQLGAPASLRELLGKLDPAGFDLIIDLRQSSEVDDLLAGIDPAKLVRGASAGLIQNLLSRLQEVCQQWEIQKGIIDSATDAIVTINEDHIIVGYNKGAEKIFGFTREEALGQDLEIIIPPPYKKEHKEYVRRYIATRKARVIGKHVRLSAQRKNGQEFPMSISFSMTEIAEKLYFTGIIRDITESMDIEAKLRQSERLAAVGNTVSHIVHEIKNPLMVIGGFARQLARAPNLDDKARDKLAMITEEVKRLESLMFEMKDFSHPPTIHLEAGRIEEVIQEVLELYEDTLREQGIKVLQEYPQSLPTLSFDRQQIKQVIINLIKNAAEAMPQGGQLTVATRCEEPYLEIAITDTGEGMPSEVVEKIFTPYYTTKTKGSGLGLSICRNIIKAHNGDIMVNSIPGKGSTFTILLPMDKPAPEKYPC encoded by the coding sequence ATGGATATCAAGCATTCCATAAAAATGGCGGTGATTGGCGGCAGCGAGGCCATCGAGCAGCTAAGAAAGTGGCCTGCTGTCTGTCCTGGAGTCTGTCCCATTGTCCAGTTAACCCTATTTGACCCGGTCCAGCTCGGAGCCCCTGCTTCTCTGCGGGAGCTCCTGGGAAAACTAGATCCGGCTGGTTTTGACCTGATAATCGATTTGCGCCAATCTTCAGAGGTTGATGATCTACTGGCGGGGATAGACCCAGCTAAGCTGGTCCGCGGGGCAAGCGCCGGCTTAATTCAAAACCTCTTGAGCCGATTACAGGAGGTCTGTCAACAATGGGAAATCCAGAAAGGAATCATTGACAGCGCCACCGATGCCATCGTTACAATTAATGAGGACCATATAATTGTCGGCTACAATAAAGGGGCGGAAAAGATTTTCGGGTTCACCCGGGAAGAAGCCCTGGGGCAGGATTTGGAAATTATTATTCCGCCGCCTTACAAAAAAGAGCACAAAGAATACGTTCGCCGATATATTGCCACTCGCAAGGCCCGCGTCATCGGCAAACACGTGCGTCTCAGCGCCCAACGTAAGAATGGCCAGGAATTCCCCATGAGCATCTCCTTTTCAATGACAGAGATTGCCGAAAAGCTCTATTTTACCGGGATTATCCGGGACATCACGGAGAGCATGGATATCGAGGCCAAACTGCGTCAATCCGAGCGTCTTGCCGCAGTAGGCAATACGGTCAGCCATATTGTCCACGAGATCAAAAACCCTTTGATGGTTATCGGCGGTTTTGCCCGGCAACTGGCCCGCGCCCCGAATCTGGACGACAAGGCGCGCGATAAACTGGCCATGATTACCGAAGAAGTGAAGCGCCTGGAATCCCTGATGTTTGAAATGAAGGACTTCTCGCATCCCCCCACCATCCATCTGGAGGCGGGGCGAATTGAGGAGGTCATTCAGGAGGTACTGGAACTATATGAAGACACCCTAAGGGAACAGGGGATTAAGGTGCTCCAGGAATATCCCCAATCACTTCCAACTCTTAGCTTTGACCGTCAGCAAATCAAGCAAGTCATCATTAACCTGATAAAAAACGCGGCCGAAGCCATGCCTCAAGGCGGTCAGCTTACCGTGGCCACCCGCTGTGAGGAGCCTTATCTGGAGATTGCCATTACCGATACCGGCGAGGGCATGCCTTCGGAGGTGGTGGAAAAAATTTTTACTCCCTATTATACCACTAAGACCAAGGGGTCGGGGCTGGGACTGTCCATCTGTCGGAATATTATCAAGGCTCATAACGGCGACATCATGGTCAACAGCATCCCCGGCAAAGGGTCCACCTTCACTATTCTATTACCTATGGATAAACCTGCCCCGGAAAAATACCCTTGTTGA